In a single window of the Mycobacterium bourgelatii genome:
- a CDS encoding NUDIX hydrolase, producing the protein MGLAVSLKPDVGPAWLRPLVDNVDQMPEAFRRRLPADVLAMVTAARATAKLRRDDREAAVLVLFSGPPDAPADGGVPDDADLLLTVRASTLRHHAGQAAFPGGASDPEDDGPVATALREAHEETGIDVSRLYPLATMERTFIAPSRFHVVPVLAYSPDPGPVTVMNEAETAIVARVPVRAFINPANRLTVYRSALGRRWAGPAFLLNQMLVWGFTGQVISAVLDVAGWAQPWDTENIRELDEAMALVGGQGGVR; encoded by the coding sequence GTGGGTTTAGCGGTTTCCCTGAAGCCTGACGTCGGCCCGGCGTGGCTGCGCCCGCTCGTTGACAACGTCGATCAGATGCCCGAAGCGTTCCGGCGACGGCTGCCCGCTGACGTGCTGGCCATGGTGACCGCCGCTCGCGCCACCGCCAAGTTGCGGCGCGACGACCGGGAAGCCGCCGTTTTGGTGTTGTTCTCGGGTCCGCCGGACGCCCCCGCCGACGGCGGTGTCCCCGACGATGCCGATCTGTTGTTGACGGTGCGGGCATCGACGCTGCGTCACCACGCCGGCCAGGCCGCCTTCCCCGGCGGCGCCTCCGATCCCGAGGACGACGGGCCCGTCGCCACCGCGCTGCGGGAAGCGCACGAGGAAACAGGCATCGATGTCTCTCGCCTTTACCCTCTGGCCACGATGGAACGCACCTTCATCGCGCCGTCCAGATTCCACGTCGTACCGGTACTGGCCTATTCGCCGGATCCGGGACCGGTGACCGTCATGAACGAGGCCGAGACGGCGATCGTGGCGCGTGTCCCGGTCCGAGCGTTCATCAATCCGGCCAACCGCTTGACGGTCTACCGCAGCGCCCTCGGCCGGCGTTGGGCCGGACCGGCGTTTCTGCTGAACCAAATGTTGGTCTGGGGCTTCACTGGCCAGGTGATCTCTGCGGTGCTCGACGTCGCGGGTTGGGCGCAACCCTGGGACACCGAGAACATCCGTGAGTTGGACGAGGCGATGGCGCTGGTGGGCGGCCAGGGCGGGGTGCGATGA
- a CDS encoding TlpA family protein disulfide reductase, whose amino-acid sequence MSRLSGTTRWTIAILVVVAALIAALATQLNDSAPGVTQSPGRREHRDADTPEALAGPRQRADLPPCPAAGDGPAVAALHEVVVQCAGDGAPVDVSRAFAGRRVIINLWAYWCAPCAAELPAMAEYQRRVGSEVLVVTVHQDENETAALLRLADLGVRLPTFQDGRRLVASALRVPNVMPATVVLRPDGSVAQTLPRAFGSADEIAAAVGST is encoded by the coding sequence ATATCGCGACTTTCCGGGACGACCCGCTGGACCATCGCGATCCTGGTGGTGGTGGCGGCCCTGATAGCCGCGTTGGCCACTCAACTCAACGATTCAGCACCCGGCGTCACCCAGTCGCCCGGACGGCGCGAACACCGCGACGCCGACACGCCGGAGGCGTTGGCCGGTCCCCGGCAGCGCGCGGATCTGCCGCCTTGCCCGGCCGCGGGTGATGGGCCCGCCGTGGCGGCTTTGCACGAAGTGGTTGTTCAGTGTGCGGGCGACGGCGCCCCCGTCGACGTCTCCCGTGCATTCGCAGGACGACGCGTGATCATCAACTTGTGGGCATATTGGTGTGCGCCATGCGCTGCGGAATTGCCCGCAATGGCCGAATATCAACGACGAGTCGGGTCCGAAGTGTTGGTGGTGACGGTGCATCAAGATGAGAACGAGACGGCCGCGTTGCTGCGCCTGGCCGATCTCGGCGTTAGGCTGCCCACCTTCCAGGATGGCCGACGCCTGGTGGCCAGCGCCTTGCGCGTACCAAACGTGATGCCAGCGACGGTGGTTTTGCGTCCGGACGGTAGCGTGGCCCAGACCCTTCCGCGTGCTTTCGGCAGTGCCGACGAGATCGCGGCCGCGGTCGGAAGCACGTGA
- the nth gene encoding endonuclease III translates to MNRTLAKAFPHVYCELDFTNPLELAVATILSAQSTDKRVNLTTPALFKKYTTALDYAQADRAELEALIRPTGFYRNKANALIGLGQALVERFDGEVPATMEELVTLPGVGRKTANVILGNAFNIPGITVDTHFGRLVRRWRWTAEEDPVKVEHAVGELIERREWTLLSHRVIFHGRRVCHARKPACGVCVLAKDCPSYGLGPTDPLLAAPLVQGPETEHLLAMAGL, encoded by the coding sequence ATGAATCGCACCCTGGCGAAGGCCTTCCCACACGTCTACTGCGAGCTCGACTTCACTAATCCGCTCGAGCTTGCGGTGGCGACCATCCTTTCGGCGCAAAGCACCGACAAGCGAGTGAATCTGACGACTCCCGCGTTGTTCAAGAAATACACAACGGCGCTGGACTACGCGCAGGCCGACCGCGCCGAGTTGGAGGCTTTGATCCGCCCGACGGGCTTCTACCGCAACAAGGCCAACGCGCTCATCGGATTGGGCCAAGCCCTGGTCGAGCGATTTGACGGCGAGGTGCCTGCCACCATGGAGGAGCTGGTAACGCTGCCCGGCGTGGGTCGCAAGACCGCCAACGTCATCCTGGGAAATGCCTTCAACATTCCCGGCATCACGGTCGATACACACTTCGGCAGGCTGGTGCGGCGCTGGCGCTGGACGGCCGAAGAGGACCCGGTCAAGGTCGAACACGCCGTCGGCGAACTCATTGAGCGAAGAGAATGGACGCTGCTGAGCCATCGCGTGATCTTTCACGGGCGACGCGTGTGTCACGCCCGCAAACCCGCATGCGGTGTGTGCGTGCTTGCTAAAGACTGTCCTTCCTACGGGCTCGGGCCCACCGACCCGTTGCTGGCGGCGCCACTGGTGCAGGGTCCGGAAACCGAGCATCTGCTGGCCATGGCCGGGTTGTGA
- the crp gene encoding cAMP-activated global transcriptional regulator CRP, translating to MDDILARAGIFQGVEPGAVAALTKQLQPVDFPRGHTVFAEGEPGDRLYIIVSGKVKIGRRSPDGRENLLTIMGPSDMFGELSIFDPGPRTSSATTITEVRAVSMDRDALRAWIADRPEIAEQLLRVLARRLRRTNNNLADLIFTDVPGRVAKQLLQLAQRFGTQEGGAMRVTHDLTQEEIAQLVGASRETVNKALADFAHRGWIRLEGKSVLISDSERLARRAR from the coding sequence GTGGACGACATCCTGGCAAGGGCGGGGATCTTCCAAGGGGTAGAGCCCGGCGCAGTAGCCGCTTTGACCAAGCAACTGCAGCCGGTCGACTTCCCCCGCGGACATACCGTTTTCGCCGAGGGTGAGCCGGGCGACCGGCTCTACATCATCGTTTCGGGAAAGGTGAAGATTGGGCGCCGGTCACCGGATGGCCGAGAGAACCTGCTGACCATCATGGGTCCGTCCGACATGTTCGGCGAGCTGTCGATCTTCGACCCAGGTCCCCGGACGTCCAGCGCCACCACGATCACCGAGGTGCGAGCGGTGTCGATGGACCGCGACGCGCTGCGGGCATGGATCGCCGATCGCCCGGAGATCGCCGAGCAACTGCTGCGGGTGCTGGCCCGCCGGTTGCGGCGCACCAACAACAACCTGGCCGACTTGATCTTCACCGACGTGCCCGGTCGGGTGGCCAAGCAGCTACTGCAGCTCGCCCAGCGTTTCGGCACCCAGGAGGGTGGCGCGATGCGGGTGACGCACGACCTGACTCAAGAGGAGATCGCGCAGTTGGTGGGCGCTTCCCGCGAGACGGTGAACAAAGCGCTCGCCGATTTTGCCCACCGCGGCTGGATCCGCCTGGAGGGCAAGAGTGTGCTGATCTCGGACTCCGAGCGGCTGGCCCGCCGAGCGAGGTAA
- a CDS encoding TerC family protein, translating to MIVPDWVWALTIAGIVALLAFDFFFHVRKAHVPTLREAAVWSAGYVAVALLFGVAVLLFGGGDAGSEYFAGYITEKALSVDNLFVFLVIMSSFRVPREDQQKVLLFGITFALIARSGFIFLGAALINAFAWVFYLFGLILLITAGHVLKPDDDDESRKANNFPVRVAKKVIRTSEHYDGDKLFTKIDGKRAMTPMLLVMVALGGTDVLFALDSIPAIFGLTQNVFIVFTATAFSLLGLRQLYFLLDGLLDRLVYLSYGLAAILGFIGVKLILHALHENNVPFINDGEPVPVIEISTSISLVVIIGLLGVTVAASLLSPKGKAKMAIANARRHATAYLDSEYTHDPEERERIFKKLIKERDQIMSLEPKYQNLVRDEQALNDLLERAAAKHNEAVERGEAEPHTVKGLTA from the coding sequence ATGATCGTCCCCGACTGGGTGTGGGCCCTGACCATTGCCGGCATCGTGGCTCTGCTGGCCTTCGACTTCTTCTTCCACGTCCGCAAGGCACACGTCCCGACCCTGCGGGAAGCGGCGGTCTGGTCGGCCGGCTATGTCGCCGTCGCTTTGCTCTTCGGGGTCGCCGTGCTGCTGTTCGGGGGTGGCGATGCGGGGTCGGAGTACTTCGCCGGCTACATCACCGAAAAGGCATTGTCCGTCGACAACCTCTTTGTGTTCCTGGTGATCATGAGCAGCTTCCGGGTGCCGCGCGAGGACCAGCAGAAGGTTTTGCTGTTCGGGATCACCTTCGCGTTGATCGCTCGCAGCGGTTTCATATTTCTCGGCGCCGCGCTGATCAACGCATTCGCGTGGGTTTTCTACCTGTTTGGGCTGATCCTGTTGATCACCGCCGGCCACGTCCTGAAGCCGGATGACGACGACGAATCCCGCAAAGCCAACAATTTCCCGGTCCGCGTAGCCAAGAAGGTCATTCGCACCAGCGAGCACTACGACGGCGACAAGTTGTTCACCAAGATCGACGGTAAGCGGGCAATGACACCGATGCTGCTGGTGATGGTGGCACTCGGCGGCACCGACGTCCTTTTCGCGCTCGACTCAATCCCGGCCATCTTCGGGCTTACGCAGAACGTGTTCATCGTCTTCACCGCCACCGCGTTCTCGCTGCTCGGTCTTAGGCAGCTCTATTTCCTCCTCGACGGCCTGCTGGACCGACTCGTCTACCTCTCCTACGGGCTGGCGGCAATCCTCGGCTTCATCGGCGTCAAGCTGATCCTGCACGCGCTGCACGAGAACAACGTGCCGTTCATCAATGACGGCGAACCGGTGCCGGTCATCGAGATCAGCACATCGATCTCACTGGTCGTGATCATCGGTTTGCTGGGTGTCACAGTGGCGGCCTCGTTGCTCAGTCCGAAGGGCAAGGCGAAGATGGCGATCGCCAACGCACGTCGGCACGCCACCGCTTACCTGGACTCCGAATACACCCACGATCCGGAAGAACGCGAACGCATCTTCAAGAAGTTGATCAAAGAGCGCGACCAGATCATGTCGCTCGAACCCAAGTACCAGAACCTCGTGCGCGACGAGCAGGCATTGAACGATCTACTCGAGCGCGCTGCCGCCAAGCACAACGAAGCGGTGGAGCGCGGCGAGGCCGAACCACACACCGTCAAGGGTTTGACGGCATGA
- a CDS encoding DedA family protein produces MFDSLLDTLGRSWWEYPLVLAICGFDAVVPVLPSETVLLTAGILSAEGSMVLGLVIVMAAIGGFLGDNLAYAIGNSADERVYRWFARGKRRKARLEWAQRELDRRGGPLVMVARFVPGGRTATTVSCGMLDFPYRTFIVFDAIGSILWAALNTGIGFVGGHAFEGRPLVAFAFSFAVALTLGGGIELVRWVLRRRKAERIPAESHASL; encoded by the coding sequence GTGTTTGATTCACTGCTCGACACGCTCGGCCGCTCGTGGTGGGAATATCCGCTGGTTCTCGCGATTTGCGGCTTTGATGCCGTCGTTCCCGTTCTACCCAGCGAAACGGTACTGCTGACGGCGGGAATCTTGTCCGCCGAGGGGTCGATGGTGCTGGGCCTGGTAATCGTGATGGCGGCCATCGGCGGTTTTCTCGGTGACAACCTCGCTTATGCGATCGGCAATTCGGCGGATGAGCGGGTCTATCGATGGTTTGCCCGCGGGAAAAGGCGCAAAGCCAGGCTGGAGTGGGCGCAGCGCGAATTGGACCGCCGCGGCGGCCCCTTGGTTATGGTGGCCCGGTTCGTGCCCGGGGGTCGCACGGCGACCACCGTCTCCTGCGGCATGCTGGACTTTCCCTATCGCACCTTCATCGTTTTCGATGCGATCGGTTCCATCCTGTGGGCGGCGCTGAACACAGGGATCGGCTTCGTCGGCGGGCACGCCTTCGAGGGCAGACCTCTCGTGGCCTTCGCCTTCTCGTTCGCTGTCGCGCTGACACTTGGCGGCGGCATCGAACTGGTTCGCTGGGTGCTGCGGCGACGCAAAGCCGAGCGAATCCCTGCCGAAAGCCACGCCAGTCTGTAA
- a CDS encoding GreA/GreB family elongation factor: MTSVRQQPGTEQDPSPGVAEPGMVLTVRYDETGRTETFKLGGYGACDTDKKLYPLRSPLGRAIVGARAGEQRRVVTPDGPAVPVTLLDALADARTPARRPRSRFRSGGRNRLRRQAHLGMSGSPKNPSSRKERRP, encoded by the coding sequence ATGACTAGCGTTCGACAACAGCCAGGGACTGAACAGGATCCAAGCCCCGGCGTCGCCGAACCCGGCATGGTCCTCACCGTGCGTTACGACGAAACCGGCCGCACAGAGACGTTCAAGCTCGGCGGCTACGGCGCTTGCGACACGGACAAGAAGCTCTATCCGCTGCGATCGCCCCTCGGTCGGGCCATCGTCGGTGCGCGCGCCGGAGAACAACGCAGGGTCGTGACGCCCGACGGCCCCGCCGTCCCGGTGACGCTGCTGGACGCCCTGGCCGACGCACGTACTCCAGCCAGACGGCCCCGGTCGAGATTCCGATCCGGGGGCCGCAACCGGCTCCGCCGACAGGCGCACCTGGGCATGTCAGGCAGTCCGAAGAATCCGTCATCGCGAAAGGAGCGTCGACCATGA
- a CDS encoding GreA/GreB family elongation factor, translating into MNDAQTVWLSQQAYQNLQQELATLRELNAVAPQPDADDNSVLVRQARHARIQQIHDMLTNAVIGEDPPDDGIAEAGMVVTVRYDDNGNGHDGDTETFLLGVRGAEHGDLEVYSVKSPLGAAILGARPGERRTYTLPNGGALGVTILKCVPYGLHQAALT; encoded by the coding sequence ATGAACGACGCGCAAACTGTGTGGCTTTCGCAGCAGGCTTACCAGAATCTGCAGCAAGAACTCGCCACGTTGCGTGAGTTGAACGCCGTCGCACCGCAGCCGGATGCCGACGACAACAGCGTCCTCGTGCGCCAAGCACGGCACGCGAGGATCCAGCAGATTCACGACATGTTGACCAATGCCGTCATCGGTGAGGATCCTCCCGACGACGGCATCGCCGAGGCCGGGATGGTGGTGACGGTCCGCTACGACGACAACGGCAACGGGCACGACGGGGACACCGAAACGTTTCTTCTCGGCGTGCGGGGTGCCGAACACGGCGACCTTGAGGTCTACTCCGTCAAGTCGCCGCTGGGAGCCGCCATCCTTGGCGCTCGCCCCGGTGAACGACGCACCTACACACTCCCCAATGGCGGGGCGCTCGGCGTGACGATCCTCAAGTGCGTTCCCTACGGGCTACACCAGGCCGCCTTGACCTAA
- a CDS encoding MBL fold metallo-hydrolase, translating into MSETSPLTHPAYGELRPVTETASVLLADNPGVMTLEGTNTWVLRGPRSDELVIVDPGPDDDEHIARVAALGRIALVLISHRHSDHTDGIDKLVELTGATVRSAGSGFLRGLGGELIDGEVIDAAGLKIKVMATPGHTADSLSFLLDDAVLTADTVLGRGTTVMDKEDGSLTDYMESLHRLRGLGKRTVLPGHGPDLPALDAVTTGYLAHRHERLEQVRSALRELGEDATTRQIVEHVYVDVDEKLWDAAEWSVQVQLNYLRA; encoded by the coding sequence ATGTCCGAGACCTCGCCGCTGACGCATCCCGCCTACGGTGAGTTGCGGCCGGTTACCGAAACCGCCTCGGTGCTGTTGGCTGACAACCCCGGTGTGATGACGCTGGAAGGCACCAACACCTGGGTGCTGCGCGGCCCGCGCAGTGACGAGTTGGTCATCGTTGACCCCGGTCCGGACGACGACGAACACATCGCGCGCGTTGCGGCGCTGGGGCGCATCGCACTCGTGCTGATCAGCCATCGGCATTCCGACCACACCGACGGGATCGACAAGCTCGTCGAGTTGACCGGAGCAACGGTGCGGTCGGCGGGCAGCGGATTCCTGCGTGGCCTGGGCGGCGAACTGATCGACGGCGAGGTGATCGACGCGGCCGGGCTGAAAATCAAGGTGATGGCCACCCCTGGCCACACAGCCGACTCCTTGTCCTTTCTGCTCGACGACGCGGTACTGACCGCCGACACGGTCCTGGGCCGGGGAACCACCGTGATGGACAAGGAAGACGGCAGCCTGACCGACTACATGGAGTCGCTGCACCGGCTGCGCGGTCTCGGCAAGCGGACGGTGTTGCCCGGCCACGGCCCGGACCTACCCGCGTTGGACGCCGTCACAACCGGCTACCTGGCCCACCGGCACGAGCGGCTGGAACAGGTCCGCTCGGCGTTGCGCGAACTCGGCGAGGACGCCACCACCCGGCAAATCGTCGAACACGTCTACGTCGATGTCGACGAGAAGCTCTGGGACGCCGCCGAGTGGTCCGTGCAGGTGCAGCTCAACTATCTCCGGGCGTGA
- a CDS encoding RidA family protein produces the protein MSATARLKELGLSLPELAAPLAAYVPAVRTGNLVFTSGQVPIEGGKLAGTGKVGADVAPEEGKALARICALNALAAVDALVGLDSVTRVVKVVGFVASAPGFNGQPGIINGASDLLAEVFGDNGAHARSAVGVAELPLDAPVEVELIVEVG, from the coding sequence GTGAGCGCAACAGCCCGCCTCAAAGAACTCGGTCTGTCGCTTCCGGAGTTGGCGGCTCCGTTGGCCGCCTACGTACCGGCAGTGCGCACGGGCAATCTCGTCTTCACCTCCGGCCAGGTGCCGATCGAGGGCGGCAAGCTGGCCGGCACAGGCAAGGTCGGTGCCGATGTCGCCCCGGAGGAAGGCAAAGCGTTGGCGCGGATCTGTGCGCTCAACGCGCTGGCCGCGGTGGACGCGTTGGTAGGCCTCGACTCGGTGACCCGGGTGGTCAAAGTTGTCGGGTTCGTCGCGTCGGCACCGGGTTTCAACGGTCAGCCGGGCATCATCAACGGGGCTTCGGACCTGCTTGCCGAGGTCTTCGGAGACAACGGCGCGCACGCACGTTCGGCGGTCGGCGTAGCCGAGTTGCCGCTCGACGCCCCGGTGGAGGTCGAGCTGATCGTCGAGGTCGGCTGA
- a CDS encoding DUF4177 domain-containing protein: MTQPTTWEYATVPLLTHATKQILDQWGEDGWELVAVLPGPTGEQHVAYLKRPK; this comes from the coding sequence ATGACCCAACCGACGACATGGGAATACGCCACCGTCCCGCTGCTGACGCACGCCACAAAACAGATCCTCGACCAATGGGGTGAAGACGGTTGGGAACTGGTGGCGGTGCTGCCCGGTCCCACCGGTGAACAGCACGTCGCGTACCTGAAGCGTCCGAAATAG
- a CDS encoding ArsA family ATPase — protein sequence MVANTSSGGSSVGWPSRLSKARLHFVTGKGGTGKSTIAAALALTLAAGGRKVLLIEVEGRQGIAQLFDVPPLPYEEVKIATAERGGQVNALAIELEAAFLEYLDMFYNLGIAGRAMRRVGAVEFATTIAPGLRDVLLTGKIKETVIRVDKNKLPVYDAIVVDAPPTGRITRFLDVTKALSDLAKGGPVHSQAEGVVKLLHSDQTAIHLVTLLEALPVQETLEAIEELSEMNLPIGSVIVNRNIEAYLDPDALAKAAEGDIDADAVRSGLAMAGITLSDDDFAGLLTEAIQHATRISARAETAQQLDALHVPRLELPTISDGVDLGSLYELSEVLAHQGVR from the coding sequence ATGGTGGCAAACACATCTAGCGGCGGTAGTTCCGTCGGCTGGCCGTCGCGACTGTCGAAAGCTCGTTTGCATTTCGTGACCGGCAAAGGCGGAACCGGGAAGTCAACAATTGCGGCCGCGCTGGCGTTGACGCTGGCAGCGGGTGGACGCAAGGTCTTACTCATTGAAGTCGAAGGGCGGCAAGGGATTGCGCAGCTTTTCGATGTTCCTCCGCTGCCATACGAGGAGGTCAAGATCGCGACCGCTGAACGCGGCGGGCAGGTCAACGCGCTGGCGATAGAACTCGAAGCGGCGTTCCTGGAGTACCTCGACATGTTCTACAACCTGGGCATCGCGGGTCGGGCGATGCGGCGCGTCGGCGCTGTCGAGTTCGCGACCACGATCGCGCCCGGTCTGCGCGACGTACTGCTCACCGGCAAAATCAAGGAGACCGTAATCCGGGTCGACAAGAACAAGCTGCCGGTTTATGACGCGATCGTCGTGGACGCGCCGCCGACCGGTCGGATAACACGGTTTCTCGACGTCACCAAGGCCCTGTCCGATTTGGCCAAGGGCGGGCCGGTGCATTCGCAGGCCGAGGGCGTGGTCAAGTTACTGCACTCCGACCAGACCGCCATCCACCTCGTGACGCTGCTCGAGGCATTGCCGGTGCAGGAGACACTAGAGGCCATCGAGGAGTTGTCCGAGATGAACCTGCCCATCGGGAGCGTGATCGTCAACCGCAATATCGAGGCCTACCTCGATCCGGACGCGCTGGCGAAGGCGGCCGAGGGTGACATTGACGCCGACGCGGTGCGGTCAGGTTTGGCCATGGCCGGGATCACGCTTTCTGACGACGATTTCGCCGGGCTGCTGACCGAGGCCATCCAGCATGCGACGCGGATCAGCGCCCGCGCCGAGACCGCACAACAACTCGACGCTTTGCACGTGCCTCGGTTGGAATTGCCGACGATCTCCGACGGGGTCGACCTCGGCAGTCTCTACGAGCTTTCGGAAGTGTTGGCACACCAGGGGGTTCGATGA
- a CDS encoding ArsA family ATPase translates to MTVTPKTLDMASILADTSNRVVVCCGAGGVGKTTTAAAMAMRAAEYGRTVVVLTIDPAKRLAQALGVNDLGNTPQRVPLAPEVPGELHAMMLDMRRTFDEMVVQYSGPDRAQSILDNQFYQTVATSLAGTQEYMAMEKLGQLLAQDRWDLVVVDTPPSRNALDFLDAPKRLGSFMDSRLWRLLLAPGRGIGRLVTGAMGLAMRAMSTILGSQMLGDAAAFVQSLDATFGGFREKADRTYALLKRRGTQFVVVSAAEPDALREAAFFVDRLTQESMPLAGLVLNRTHPMLCSLPIERAIDATEMLQAEHPDSDEAALTEAVLRIHTERGQTAKREIRLLSRFTGANPHVPVIGVPSLPFDVSDLEALRALGDQICSVGDEAARAARG, encoded by the coding sequence ATGACCGTCACACCGAAAACTCTTGACATGGCCTCGATTTTGGCCGACACCTCCAACCGGGTGGTGGTGTGCTGCGGTGCCGGCGGTGTCGGTAAGACCACCACAGCGGCGGCGATGGCCATGCGCGCTGCCGAATATGGCCGCACCGTAGTCGTTTTGACGATCGACCCGGCCAAGCGTCTCGCACAGGCGTTGGGCGTCAACGATCTTGGCAATACGCCGCAGCGGGTTCCGTTGGCGCCAGAGGTCCCAGGCGAGCTGCACGCGATGATGCTGGACATGCGACGCACCTTCGACGAGATGGTCGTCCAGTACTCGGGACCCGATCGGGCGCAATCGATTCTGGACAACCAGTTCTATCAGACCGTCGCCACATCGCTGGCCGGCACGCAAGAGTACATGGCCATGGAGAAGCTGGGTCAACTTCTGGCCCAGGACCGGTGGGACTTGGTGGTGGTGGACACGCCACCGTCGCGCAATGCGCTGGACTTCTTGGACGCTCCGAAGCGGCTCGGCAGCTTCATGGACAGTCGCCTGTGGCGGTTGCTATTGGCCCCCGGCCGGGGCATCGGCCGACTGGTAACGGGCGCAATGGGTTTGGCCATGCGAGCGATGTCAACCATCCTCGGTTCTCAAATGCTCGGCGATGCAGCGGCTTTCGTGCAGTCGCTGGACGCCACCTTCGGCGGGTTCCGCGAGAAGGCCGACCGCACCTACGCGTTGTTGAAGCGTCGCGGCACCCAGTTCGTGGTGGTGTCGGCCGCCGAGCCCGACGCGTTGCGGGAAGCAGCCTTTTTCGTCGACCGGCTGACGCAGGAATCGATGCCGTTGGCCGGGCTCGTGTTAAACCGCACCCACCCGATGTTGTGCTCTCTGCCGATCGAACGGGCGATCGACGCCACCGAAATGCTCCAGGCCGAGCATCCCGACTCGGACGAGGCCGCGCTGACCGAAGCCGTGCTGCGGATTCACACCGAGCGCGGGCAGACGGCGAAGCGGGAGATCCGGTTGCTGTCTCGGTTCACCGGCGCCAACCCCCATGTGCCTGTCATCGGCGTGCCGTCGCTGCCGTTCGACGTCTCGGATCTGGAAGCTTTGCGCGCCCTCGGCGACCAGATCTGTTCGGTTGGTGACGAGGCGGCTCGCGCAGCGAGGGGCTGA
- a CDS encoding WhiB family transcriptional regulator: MSGDRPASRRTHLTSVGSIPVRKSDADERLGWVSQALCRAADPDELFVRGAAQRKAAVICRHCPVMQECAADALDNKVEFGVWGGMTERQRRALLKQHPDVVSWSEFFDKRKRRGIS, from the coding sequence GTGTCAGGAGATCGTCCGGCTAGCCGACGGACACACCTCACGTCGGTAGGCAGCATCCCGGTACGCAAGAGTGACGCCGACGAGCGACTCGGATGGGTTTCGCAAGCGCTGTGCCGCGCGGCCGACCCCGACGAACTCTTTGTCCGCGGCGCCGCCCAACGCAAGGCTGCCGTGATCTGCCGGCACTGCCCGGTTATGCAGGAATGCGCAGCGGATGCCCTGGACAACAAGGTCGAGTTCGGTGTGTGGGGTGGTATGACCGAGCGCCAGCGCAGGGCCCTGCTGAAGCAGCACCCCGACGTCGTCTCCTGGTCGGAATTCTTCGACAAGCGCAAGCGTCGCGGGATCAGTTAG